The Candidatus Chromulinivoraceae bacterium nucleotide sequence AAAAAGGCAATGTACGATTTAATGTACCTGAATTTGTAGGAAACGACTTTAAGCCGCATGTCACTGTTCAAAAGGACAAGCGTCTCCATAAAGGCGACGGGGTAATCATTAATACTTTGACTGTTATTGATATGTTCCCGGATGGTGATCCGTACCTTCGCAAGATACTAAAAACCATTCCAATTGCTACGTCTGAGCATAAGTAGTAATTCATGCCTTCAAAAAAACAGTCACTTCGCGACAAAGATCAGATACTTATTGCTGAACTTAAGACAAAAAACGAGGCTGCAGGACGTTTTTCCTACAGCCTTAATTCTTTACCTCGTACTTAATTGCTGCGATAAGTGTTTCAAAATAAAGTTGACCTTGAGGAACGAGGTTATGCGTCTCAGCACCTTTTACCATGTGTTCAAAATCATCAAGCGAACGCCAATCAAACGATTCAGCTTCACCATCATCGTGAGTGATTTTCTCATTACCGGTAAGTTGGTATAAATAAACGTGCACGATGTCGTTAGGATTAACCGCAACGATCCTAGTGGAGTGAACATAGTGTAGCTCGTCAGCTTTAAGTGTAAGACCCATTTCTTCTTTTGTCTCACGTAACGCAGCCTCAAGTGGCGCCTCGCCCATATTGATGTGGCCGCCCGCAGAAATGTGATACCATCCAGGACGCGTGCTTTTAGTCAGAGACCGTTTTTGGAGAAGAATAGCGATATCATCACCGTCTTTTTTCCAGAACCACACATGCGCATTCGCGACAATGCGTGTTTTATCACGACGTAAATTTTCCGGCGTATCGCCCACACCTGGAATAGGCGTTCCGTTATCATTATAAAGTTGCCAAATTTCATCTGTATGCATATGCGGTATTATGCCATACATGAGACATGCGGCGATAGATTAGCAGAGACTATTTTTTACGATCCTGTTCCATCGACCAAAGATTAAACAATGTAACCCATTCGATCAGCTTCATTTGAGAAGGTCTAATATCAGACGCAAGACCAGCAGCCTGACGCGGTGTTTTGACAAATATCTTCGGGTCTGAAAAACAACCCTTTATAAATTCACGATAAGCGGGCATCTTTTCTTTAGGAATAAGTGACTGCTCACGGCGCACCATTTCAAGTAGCACAGTATCTACGTTGGGGTGTGGCCAAAAGTCAGTTCGCTGCAAACGTTTACGAATACGAACAGCGAAATCCGGACCTATCATCATACCAAGCTGTCCAGTAAAGTGGTCAGAATCAGGAAGCAGTTTATTCGCAAACTGTTTTTGAACCACGAGGTAAACTGCTTCTGGCTGGTTATCTGCCTCGGCAATTTTATGAACAATTGGTGAGCTAAGATGGAAAGGAATATTTGCAAAAATCTTATAAGCATCTTGAGGTAGTGGCATCTTTAAAAAATCACCCTGATAAACCTTCACGTTTGAATAGCGTTCCATGTTAGCTCGTAGGGTTGCGACTATGCGTGGCTCAAACTCG carries:
- a CDS encoding NUDIX domain-containing protein, with protein sequence MHTDEIWQLYNDNGTPIPGVGDTPENLRRDKTRIVANAHVWFWKKDGDDIAILLQKRSLTKSTRPGWYHISAGGHINMGEAPLEAALRETKEEMGLTLKADELHYVHSTRIVAVNPNDIVHVYLYQLTGNEKITHDDGEAESFDWRSLDDFEHMVKGAETHNLVPQGQLYFETLIAAIKYEVKN
- a CDS encoding rRNA adenine dimethyltransferase family protein codes for the protein MKRLDNYSQNFLRSPRLIKELVGHSSISKKDLVYDIGAGSGVISSVLAERARAVVAVEFEPRIVATLRANMERYSNVKVYQGDFLKMPLPQDAYKIFANIPFHLSSPIVHKIAEADNQPEAVYLVVQKQFANKLLPDSDHFTGQLGMMIGPDFAVRIRKRLQRTDFWPHPNVDTVLLEMVRREQSLIPKEKMPAYREFIKGCFSDPKIFVKTPRQAAGLASDIRPSQMKLIEWVTLFNLWSMEQDRKK